Genomic DNA from Deltaproteobacteria bacterium:
GAACATCATTGAAACCGCGACCAGACTGTTTGCTTCCCAAGGTTTCGACGGGACTACGACACTGCAGATCGCACGGGAAGCCGGTGTCACCGAACCGTTGATATATTACCATTTCGAGGGCAAAAACGATCTTTTCACCCACATCATCGAAAAAGGGTTCAATTTCTATTTCGAGCGCCTGAACTCGCTGGACACGGAAAGCGATACGAACTTTGAAAAGATTGAAAACCTGGTGACCCTCCACTTCAGATTTTTACGGGAAATACCGGACGAAATCTATTTAGCCTTCAGCACATGCCCTGCCAAACTGCAGGACAAATCGCATGTCTGTACGAAGAAACTG
This window encodes:
- a CDS encoding TetR/AcrR family transcriptional regulator, producing MKKKQNIIETATRLFASQGFDGTTTLQIAREAGVTEPLIYYHFEGKNDLFTHIIEKGFNFYFERLNSLDTESDTNFEKIENLVTLHFRFLREIPDEIYLAFSTCPAKLQDKSHVCTKKLKTQRQWLEDYLTDCVRKGVDSGEFYEMPVKETVSLLYALIVGIIRQRGLHLNTLKGMSETTVTFCRRSLVK